The genome window AATCCAGAAATCAAGAGCCTATCTGCAATTTTGCGGGTTATGGGTCTGCGTCTTGCTGTGCAACCTCTTGCTGCTCACTCTGAACCCACATTTAACATCCTCTCCCCTAAAGGATAGGATTTTATGGAGCTAGGTTGACATCTTCTTTGCCTTGAAGAGTAAAGCTTTACACATCGCTTTGGGTGATGTCTGTCATACTTTTTACGGTGTCTTCTTGCTCTTCCTCAAACAGTTCACAATCAATGCTTGTTGTATAACCACCGCTGCACGAAAAATTATGCTTCACACTTTTGATACGCCATATAGCTGGAATGTAAGCCCGAAAAGGTGGTTCTTGAATAAGCTGAGCTTCTGACTGAATAAACGGATCTCCTCCCATATCACACGTAAAAAATGACTGACCACGTATGGATTGATTCCGATACGCAGCAATCGCAGCAGCAGCTTCTAAGTGATTATGATAAGTATACTTCAAAGCATGAAAAGGTGAGCGACCAACTTTGACCTCTTTTTTATCACCACTACGTAAATCATGATAGATCGCTATAACACCCCCTTTTCTTTCCTTGATTATTTTTTCAGGATCCTCCTTCACAGAGCTGTTTTCTGCTTTCTTGGGTGCAAGCATAACACTTTGATCCATATGGATAAAATCATGGCCTTCATCATTCACTGTTGATGCTTGTACTTCTGCAGCAGCTTTTTGATCTTCACCAACCTCTGTTTTTAAACCGTTCGCTGCACCAACTTCATTTCGTGCACTATACTCAAAACACCAAGAGGTGCACATCTTTTCATGAATAACCACTCCCGGTAAGGAATCACCGGTTATGGCTTTCCCAGATCCCCGTTTGGCGAGAACAAGGTAACCATCCATAGGTTTTGCTACAGCGTCATAATCTCCAGCAAGACGAACAGCAAACGCCATATCGCTTTCAGCAATCTGATCAATATGCTGCACTATAATTTGCGCAAGAGTGGGATCAAATTGTGGTGTATAGCCATTACGTTCTGCTATCTCTTGAAGAATCTCCCCTAATGTTTGCTGATGGTAAGATTGGCTTTGAGGTGTTCTGTAGGAGCTATTCATAAACGCTGCACGACCTGTGATACTTAAGCTTTGTGGCGGACTGCTTACACGTATCTCATCAATTAAATACATTCCCATATCACGCACTTTGCTATCCTCATAGCCAAGGGTGACAGAAAGAACTGTTCCAATTAAAGGAATATCAAGGAAACCATTGTCACTTTCACGGGCACGATCATCAAGTTCTATAGTGATACGATCGCTTTTGTCTTCTGCTTCATCAGTGATTTCAATTGACATCACATAATCCATTAAAGGATAAGTGATATCTTCACCTTCTGAGAAAATTCTGCAAAAAGGCTTCACTTTTTACTTCCCCAAAGTCTAATGACTGGTGTGGCTTTAGGATAAGGCAAAGCAGGAAAGAAAATAGTGATCCCCGCTTTTAAAATCACCCCATAGTCTGCAAGACCATAATTTGCTGCATAAACACGCTCAACGGCAAGGGCTTGCTGGCCCTTTGGATAATATTTCCAGCAAAGTGCATCAACCATGTCACCATCTTTTGTGACATAAACATCACCCATAGCTTGCTCCATCTTCACCATATTCCCTTAATTGCAGGGTAAATTCCTGCTTTCGCGGAAGGCCGTCATGATAAAAAAAGCTTTGCTTTTCATCAATGGAAAGAATGATAAACCTACCTAAAACCTGTCCTTGACCCGTCACGAGTGTGTGTGCACCTTCGTGGGCCATTTGCCGTAACTGTTCTAGCTGCCCGTAGCCACCTTTAAAATCTGGATAAATCACACCTGTCAGAGAAAACTCCGCATTCGCAACCGCAGGTAATTGAAGGGCTGCTTTCCTTCCAAGCCGTCCTTGCTCAACCCATGGAACATTAAAGGATAAGCTCAGTGTTTGATAAGCTGCCGTTTCAATAGAAAAGATGAAGTCCCCTAAAGCTAACATCATAACGTTTAGTCCGAAAGACTTGAAGCAATCGCTATACGTTGCTGCCGAGCATAACGTTCAAGAGCTTTATTAACAGCGGCCATAATCTCTTGAGGTGACCCATTCCCCCCTGAAATGCTTAAATTGGTGATTTTTACTGAGGCATCAATTTCAGAAGGCTTGTTTATCACAATCGGTTCAGGAACCTTAAAAGCTTCTACCTTTATATTTGCAGCCTCCATGTACTGCGTTTTTACTGTGCCTGTCTGAACACCCCCTACTTGTTGTTCAGGAGGAATATTGGAAACAACAGTTGCGTTCACAAGTCTTTTTGCCCGTGCATTTGTCTCATCTGTAAGATTTTTAATAACCTCTGTAGAGGTTTTGTTTATATTGACATTAAAACCTAGCTTTTCTTTAACAAAATCAGGCATCCAATCTGTGAGTTTCCGAACCATGCTATGAAGCCATTCTGTCATAGCTGACCATTTGCTTCTTATGCCATCCCAAAAGCTTTCAATGAAATGAGCTCCCACTTTGACTAAACTGATCCCATACAACCATTCGACCGAACTATCGATTTTCTGCGCAACACCCTCCCACAATCCACTTATAGAAACTGTGATTTTGTTCCAATG of Bartonella ancashensis contains these proteins:
- a CDS encoding phage tail protein translates to MMLALGDFIFSIETAAYQTLSLSFNVPWVEQGRLGRKAALQLPAVANAEFSLTGVIYPDFKGGYGQLEQLRQMAHEGAHTLVTGQGQVLGRFIILSIDEKQSFFYHDGLPRKQEFTLQLREYGEDGASYG
- a CDS encoding contractile injection system protein, VgrG/Pvc8 family — encoded protein: MKPFCRIFSEGEDITYPLMDYVMSIEITDEAEDKSDRITIELDDRARESDNGFLDIPLIGTVLSVTLGYEDSKVRDMGMYLIDEIRVSSPPQSLSITGRAAFMNSSYRTPQSQSYHQQTLGEILQEIAERNGYTPQFDPTLAQIIVQHIDQIAESDMAFAVRLAGDYDAVAKPMDGYLVLAKRGSGKAITGDSLPGVVIHEKMCTSWCFEYSARNEVGAANGLKTEVGEDQKAAAEVQASTVNDEGHDFIHMDQSVMLAPKKAENSSVKEDPEKIIKERKGGVIAIYHDLRSGDKKEVKVGRSPFHALKYTYHNHLEAAAAIAAYRNQSIRGQSFFTCDMGGDPFIQSEAQLIQEPPFRAYIPAIWRIKSVKHNFSCSGGYTTSIDCELFEEEQEDTVKSMTDITQSDV
- a CDS encoding tail protein X; protein product: MGDVYVTKDGDMVDALCWKYYPKGQQALAVERVYAANYGLADYGVILKAGITIFFPALPYPKATPVIRLWGSKK